A single Mercenaria mercenaria strain notata chromosome 9, MADL_Memer_1, whole genome shotgun sequence DNA region contains:
- the LOC128559200 gene encoding solute carrier family 23 member 2-like encodes MQIRTTRDSISEVKRELDTDKADVEIEEECPILYKISDSPPFHLTIFFGIQQSLISISSLIVLPLLVAEAACALEDGILIRKLVGSTLFLCGITTFLQVNFGIRLPVYQGPAGSYIVPIIALNKIDSSRCDIHAMFPGVLNSTASNVTEADLQAQLIDIRVREILKVPEYIGLNGGELKYPRWRSRWPP; translated from the exons atgcagatacgg ACGACAAGAGATTCTATTTCGGAGGTTAAACGTGAACTTGACACAGACAAAGCTGATGTTGAGATTGAGGAAGAGTGCCCTATACTCTACAAGATCAGTGATTCACCTCCATTCCATCTTACCATCTTCTTTGGAATCCAG CAAAGTCTTATATCAATCTCTTCGTTAATCGTCCTACCACTGTTGGTTGCCGAAGCTGCCTGTGCCTTAGAAGACGGCATTCTCATTAGGAAACTTGTCGGTTCTACCTTATTCTTGTGCGGTATAACAACATTTCTTCAAGTGAATTTTGGAATTCGGCTTCCAGTTTACCAGGGGCCAGCTGGATCTTATATTGTACCGATCATTGCTCTGAATAAGATAGATTCAAGCAGATGTGATATCCACGCTATGT TTCCTGGAGTGTTGAACTCAACAGCAAGCAATGTCACTGAAGCTGATCTACAAGCACAGTTGATTGACATACGCGTCAGAGAG ATTCTGAAAGTGCCGGAATATATTGGCTTAAATGGTGGCGAGCTGAAATATCCGAGATGGCGGTCAAGATGGCCTCCATAA
- the LOC128559654 gene encoding solute carrier family 23 member 2-like → MGPLILAGFLHCLIGATGLAGKLLRFVGPVTIVPAILLMGLYIVKPAMRYTEAHWGISFMTWAIAVTLSLYLGHRPMTIPVWTRRKGFHTIRYPLHRVFAILISILIGWAVCGIMTAAGAFPADKTNKQYNARTDARADVIYESEWFYLPHPGQFGLPLFSVNAIVGFLIATITSILDSVGDYYATAAMCKVPPPPSHGINRGIAVEGFCSMISGFFGVGHATTTYGGNIGAIGMTRVASRHVFITMSGIYIVLGVLAKVSAVFSSIPYPVLGGGIITSAGVFVGVNLSNLKVINLSSARNLIIIGTAVFVGLLVPSWMEKNRSQIDTGILELDQVITTFLGNPNFLGGFIACFMDNTIPGTDKERGIAAWKNPESRDTAIHYIEGKEVYEPLIPECLKRQRCLRFIPIFPNYSKENVKTNGKRNEGYAEDGFDEMNTNI, encoded by the exons ATGGGACCTTTGATTCTGGCTGGATTTCTCCATTGTCTTATCGGTGCCACTGGTCTAGCTGGCAAATTGCTACGGTTTGTGGGCCCAGTAACTATCGTACCGGCCATTCTTCTGATGGGCCTATACATTGTTAAACCTGCAATGCGGTATACAGAGGCTCACTGGGGCATATCTTTTAT GACATGGGCAATAGCTGTGACTTTATCCCTGTATCTAGGACATAGACCAATGACTATACCTGTATGGACAAGAAGGAAGGGGTTCCATACCATACGATATCCGCTTCATCGAGTATTTGCT attttgatttcaattttgaTCGGTTGGGCAGTTTGCGGTATAATGACAGCAGCTGGTGCATTCCCTGCGGATAAAACTAATAAACAATACAATGCTCGCACGGACGCTCGTGCGGATGTCATATATGAATCTGAATGGTTCTACTTACCCCATCCAG GACAATTTGGACTTCCCTTGTTCAGTGTTAATGCAATTGTCGGATTCCTTATCGCAACCATCACCTCAATTCTTGATTCTGTTGGAGATTACTATGCAACTGCGGCTATGTGTAAGGTTCCGCCACCACCTAGTCACGGCATTAATAGAGGGATAGCAGTAGAGGGATTTTGTAGCATGATATCTGGGTTTTTTGGTGTAGGACACGCAACTACAACATACGGCGGTAATATCGGAGCTATAGGGATGACCAGG GTGGCTAGCCGCCATGTGTTTATCACAATGTCTGGTATCTATATTGTGCTGGGAGTACTTGCCAAGGTGTCTGCAGTATTTAGCAGTATACCATACCCTGTACTCGGAGGCGGTATCATCACAAGTGCTG GTGTGTTTGTTGGCGTGAATTTATCTAATTTAAAAGTCATAAATTTGTCATCTGCAAGAAATCTGATAATCATTGGGACAGCAGTGTTTGTTGGTCTTCTTGTACCAAGCTGGATGGAGAAAAATCGAAGTCAAATTGATACAG GGATTCTTGAACTAGATCAAGTGATCACGACGTTTCTTGGAAATCCAAACTTCCTGGGCGGGTTCATAGCCTGTTTTATGGATAATACTATTCCAG GGACAGACAAAGAAAGGGGTATAGCTGCTTGGAAAAACCCTGAATCCCGAGATACCGCGATACATTACATAGAAGGAAAGGAGGTTTATGAACCACTTATTCCAGAATGTTTAAAGCGTCAGAGATGTTTGAGGTTCATACCAATATTTCCAAACTATAGCAAGGAAAATGTAAAGACGAACGGAAAGCGTAACGAAGGTTATGCTGAGGACGGTTTTGATGAAATGAACACGAACATTTGA